A genomic region of Dactylococcopsis salina PCC 8305 contains the following coding sequences:
- a CDS encoding NAD(P)/FAD-dependent oxidoreductase gives MKTYDWLVIGGGITGASLAYELQNQGWKVLLLEPISTLENATRYSYGGLPFWSGNSPETRELCQEGINLHRQLSDVLDGETEFREINLLLTIRKGESPEEVVKQYQGCEMPPQLLSVEESCELEPLLNPSAIEGTICFPHGHINPKKTNEAYLKTFTRLGGEIAKETVNSFQFNQETVVGVKTNKNTYSAKNTVICAGGKTRHLGKQLGIKVPIYFTHAELLETPPLDLKLNSLIMPANDQRLSLETNATQPEKEQLWEEKEQKLAEAVIDPGAIQFCDRHLCIGQISRTISDFQPKIDEKASESWLREEIGTLLPDLKDVPGKWQHCLIAFSPQGKATIGQLENYQGIYVFSGFTSPLLFAPPLAKRFARSMSESD, from the coding sequence ATGAAAACTTATGACTGGTTGGTAATTGGTGGCGGAATAACAGGCGCAAGTTTAGCTTATGAATTACAGAATCAAGGGTGGAAGGTTTTACTTTTAGAACCGATTTCCACTCTCGAAAATGCTACTCGTTATAGTTATGGAGGACTCCCATTTTGGTCGGGAAATTCCCCCGAAACTAGAGAACTTTGTCAAGAAGGAATTAATCTCCATCGACAACTTTCTGATGTTTTAGATGGGGAGACAGAATTTAGAGAAATCAATTTATTATTAACGATTAGAAAAGGGGAGTCTCCTGAAGAAGTTGTTAAGCAATATCAAGGCTGTGAGATGCCGCCACAACTGTTGAGTGTTGAGGAAAGTTGTGAGTTAGAACCGTTATTAAATCCGAGTGCGATCGAGGGGACAATTTGTTTTCCTCATGGTCATATTAATCCCAAAAAAACTAACGAAGCCTATCTAAAAACTTTCACTCGTCTCGGTGGAGAAATCGCTAAGGAAACGGTTAATTCCTTTCAATTTAATCAAGAAACGGTAGTAGGAGTAAAGACAAATAAAAACACTTACTCGGCTAAAAATACGGTAATTTGTGCGGGAGGAAAAACTCGTCATTTAGGTAAGCAATTGGGGATTAAAGTTCCCATTTATTTTACTCACGCCGAATTACTAGAAACCCCTCCCCTTGATCTTAAATTAAATAGCTTGATTATGCCAGCAAATGACCAGAGATTGAGTTTAGAAACCAACGCAACTCAACCCGAAAAGGAACAATTGTGGGAGGAAAAAGAACAGAAACTAGCAGAAGCGGTGATCGATCCAGGGGCGATTCAATTCTGCGATCGACATTTATGTATCGGTCAAATTAGTCGCACAATTAGCGATTTTCAGCCTAAAATTGATGAGAAGGCGAGTGAGTCTTGGTTACGGGAAGAAATCGGAACATTATTACCAGATTTAAAAGATGTTCCAGGGAAATGGCAACATTGTTTAATTGCATTTAGTCCACAAGGGAAAGCAACGATCGGTCAATTAGAAAATTATCAAGGAATTTATGTCTTTTCTGGTTTTACGAGTCCCCTTTTATTTGCGCCTCCCTTAGCCAAAAGATTCGCTCGATCGATGTCAGAATCGGATTAG
- a CDS encoding sigma 54-interacting transcriptional regulator — MSISQIVTWLQERTALAVLPENVLSAIAPLLEERIAGSNQTLVQAETQPLGLYILQSGQIESQPSPKITPQTSNKLSSNFSLLPGSIINLKSLILNQPTRETIITKSECKFWFLNSEKMRALIAKYPEITQVFSQQLAEELALVSSQLNFEQERSYILRPYLVTKARRGIVGRSRYAVRLRQQIKQASESRESVLIFGEPGLGKDNTGALIHFGSSQRREPIIKIDCSTLQASGAQLFGRSQGKFGLIEALGKGTLVFNNVQELDPELLPSIAQLLKDNTYTPVPRADEPPPPPKTSQARIILISEKTIPELDGLVQQRIKVPPLRVRKGDIEDQVKYYISLICRSKGLKKPQLTTEATRRLQAYDFPNNLTELENLIRRAIVQLPEGQPLTEEIVWPSQSKKKQFRLNLLNTFPRFRRFLRSVWYPDRFNYWFVLPAFTLVVAILFLGPQTRSENFALNLFWAWWWPGVLIAFPFVGRLWCAVCPFMIYGELTQKISLWLFPRELKRWPRQSAEQWGGWFLFGLFALILLWEELWHLENTAYLSACLLLLITAGAVIFSLLFERRFWCRYLCPIGGMNGMFAKLSMTELRAQQGTCSAECTTYQCYKGGPEKGEGQETMGCPLYSHPAQLDDNRDCVLCMTCLKACPHRSVEVNLRPPGIELWTTHQPHAYEVALLFLLLDVVFLHRLPEIQAYWGLSWNLENFWVHFLVSVAALTVPALIPIFAQISRGLLHQLTIFLNPKGVHQKPLPLLESAYGYLPLVLGANLAHYLDLGLGEGGRLLPVMAATFGLNGEGFPIAVADPIVIDFLQGVTLFVGGLLAVILTQKILRSSFWSLLPQYLAILALSVSFWELIV, encoded by the coding sequence ATGAGTATTTCCCAAATCGTAACATGGTTACAAGAACGGACAGCATTAGCAGTTTTACCAGAAAACGTCCTTAGCGCGATCGCACCGTTATTAGAGGAACGAATCGCAGGATCAAATCAAACCTTAGTCCAAGCAGAAACGCAGCCATTAGGACTGTATATCCTTCAGTCTGGACAAATAGAAAGTCAACCCTCACCGAAAATTACTCCCCAAACTTCTAACAAACTGTCCTCAAATTTTAGTTTACTTCCAGGCAGTATTATCAACTTAAAATCATTAATTCTCAATCAACCGACAAGGGAAACAATCATCACCAAAAGCGAATGTAAATTTTGGTTTCTCAATAGCGAGAAAATGCGAGCATTAATCGCAAAATATCCCGAAATTACTCAAGTTTTTTCCCAACAACTGGCGGAAGAATTAGCACTGGTTTCCTCACAACTTAACTTTGAACAAGAACGCTCCTATATTTTACGTCCATATTTGGTGACAAAAGCCAGACGAGGAATTGTCGGAAGAAGTCGGTATGCGGTGCGTTTGCGACAACAAATTAAACAAGCCTCAGAGAGTCGAGAATCAGTGTTAATTTTTGGTGAACCAGGGTTAGGAAAAGATAACACGGGGGCGTTGATTCATTTCGGTTCATCCCAGCGACGAGAACCCATTATCAAAATTGACTGTAGCACGTTACAAGCCAGTGGCGCACAATTATTTGGACGGTCTCAAGGCAAATTTGGTTTAATTGAAGCGTTAGGAAAGGGAACTCTCGTTTTCAATAACGTTCAAGAACTTGATCCAGAATTATTGCCCTCGATCGCGCAACTCCTCAAAGATAACACCTACACCCCTGTTCCCCGCGCAGATGAACCTCCTCCTCCCCCAAAAACCTCTCAAGCTCGAATTATTCTAATTTCCGAAAAAACCATCCCCGAACTCGATGGTTTAGTTCAACAGAGAATTAAAGTCCCGCCGTTGCGAGTGCGGAAAGGAGACATAGAAGATCAAGTCAAATACTACATTAGTTTAATTTGTCGCAGTAAAGGACTGAAAAAACCACAATTGACCACAGAAGCAACCCGACGCTTACAAGCCTATGATTTTCCTAACAATTTAACCGAATTGGAGAATTTGATCCGACGGGCGATCGTCCAATTACCAGAAGGACAACCCCTAACCGAGGAAATTGTCTGGCCCTCCCAAAGCAAAAAGAAACAATTTCGCCTGAATCTCCTGAACACCTTTCCCCGTTTCCGTCGCTTCCTGAGAAGTGTTTGGTATCCAGACCGCTTTAACTATTGGTTTGTTCTCCCAGCGTTTACCCTTGTGGTCGCCATTTTATTTCTTGGACCGCAAACTCGTTCCGAGAATTTTGCGCTGAATCTATTTTGGGCGTGGTGGTGGCCCGGTGTTCTCATTGCTTTTCCCTTTGTGGGACGATTATGGTGCGCTGTCTGTCCGTTTATGATTTATGGGGAACTCACCCAAAAAATCTCTCTGTGGTTATTTCCTCGCGAACTGAAACGCTGGCCCCGTCAGTCGGCGGAACAATGGGGGGGTTGGTTTTTATTCGGCTTATTTGCCTTGATTTTACTCTGGGAAGAACTGTGGCATTTAGAAAACACCGCTTATCTTTCCGCTTGTTTACTGCTTTTGATTACCGCCGGTGCTGTGATCTTTTCCCTACTATTTGAACGGCGATTTTGGTGTCGCTATCTTTGTCCCATCGGGGGGATGAACGGAATGTTTGCGAAACTCTCCATGACGGAATTACGAGCGCAACAGGGGACTTGTTCTGCTGAATGTACCACTTATCAATGTTATAAAGGCGGTCCGGAAAAAGGAGAAGGACAAGAAACCATGGGTTGTCCCCTCTATTCTCATCCTGCACAATTGGACGATAATCGAGATTGTGTTTTGTGCATGACTTGTCTTAAAGCCTGTCCCCATCGTTCCGTAGAGGTGAATTTACGCCCTCCAGGGATCGAGTTATGGACGACGCATCAGCCCCACGCTTATGAAGTGGCGTTATTATTTCTCTTGTTAGATGTGGTGTTTTTGCATCGTCTCCCAGAAATTCAAGCGTATTGGGGACTGAGTTGGAATTTAGAAAACTTTTGGGTGCATTTTCTGGTTTCTGTAGCGGCGTTAACTGTACCAGCTTTGATTCCCATTTTCGCCCAAATTAGCAGGGGGTTATTACATCAGTTGACCATCTTTCTTAACCCGAAAGGAGTCCACCAGAAACCGCTTCCTTTGCTGGAAAGTGCTTATGGCTATCTCCCTCTCGTTTTGGGGGCAAATTTAGCCCATTATCTCGATTTAGGGTTAGGGGAAGGAGGACGCTTACTCCCTGTGATGGCGGCGACGTTTGGGCTAAATGGTGAAGGTTTTCCGATCGCGGTAGCTGATCCGATAGTGATTGATTTTTTACAAGGGGTGACATTATTCGTTGGGGGGTTATTAGCTGTGATTTTGACTCAAAAAATCCTTCGCAGTTCTTTTTGGTCGCTCTTACCTCAATATTTGGCAATTTTGGCGTTATCGGTCTCGTTTTGGGAGTTGATTGTTTAA
- the psbB gene encoding photosystem II chlorophyll-binding protein CP47: MGLPWYRVHTVVLNDPGRLISVHLMHTALVAGWAGSMALFELATFDPSDPVLNPMWRQGMFVLPFMTRLGVTESWGGWSVTGETAIDPGIWSFEGVAIAHIILSGLLFLAACWHWVYWDLDLFYDPRTGEPALDLPKMFGIHLFLSGLLCFGFGAFHLTGLFGPGMWVSDPYGLTGHVQPVAPEWGPAGFNPFNAGGVVAHHIAAGIVGIIAGIFHLAVRPPQRLYRALRMGNIETVLSSSIAAVFFAAFVVAGTMWYGSATTPIELFGPTRYQWDQGYFQEEIDRRVNSYMADGYSRSEAWSKIPEKLAFYDYVGNNPSKGGLFRVGPMNQGDGLAQAWLGHPVFKDAEGRELAVRRLPNFFETFPVVLEDKNGVVRADIPFRRAESKYSIEQMGVDVTFFGGALDGQTFENASKVKKYARKAQLGEVFEFDRATLGSDGVFRTSPRGWFTFGHAVFALLFFFGHIWHGSRTLYRDVFAGVEADLEEQVEWGAFQKVGDKSTRNPNRA, translated from the coding sequence ATGGGACTACCTTGGTATCGAGTTCACACAGTGGTTTTAAACGACCCAGGACGTTTGATTTCTGTTCACCTAATGCACACCGCATTAGTCGCAGGTTGGGCGGGATCAATGGCGTTGTTTGAATTAGCAACATTTGATCCCAGTGACCCTGTATTAAATCCGATGTGGCGACAAGGAATGTTCGTGTTGCCTTTTATGACCCGTTTAGGGGTGACGGAATCTTGGGGTGGCTGGAGTGTCACTGGGGAAACCGCAATTGACCCAGGCATTTGGTCTTTTGAAGGGGTTGCGATCGCGCACATTATCCTCTCGGGATTACTCTTTTTAGCCGCTTGCTGGCACTGGGTTTATTGGGATTTAGATTTATTCTATGACCCTCGCACGGGCGAACCCGCGCTTGATCTTCCCAAAATGTTTGGGATTCACTTATTCTTATCGGGATTACTCTGTTTTGGGTTTGGTGCTTTCCACCTCACGGGTTTATTCGGTCCGGGGATGTGGGTGTCCGATCCCTACGGTTTAACGGGTCATGTGCAACCAGTTGCTCCCGAATGGGGTCCGGCTGGGTTTAACCCGTTTAACGCTGGTGGTGTCGTCGCTCACCACATCGCAGCTGGAATTGTGGGCATTATCGCGGGAATTTTCCACTTGGCGGTGCGTCCCCCACAAAGACTTTACCGTGCGTTACGGATGGGGAATATTGAAACCGTCCTCTCTAGCAGTATCGCTGCGGTCTTCTTTGCTGCGTTCGTTGTTGCAGGAACAATGTGGTATGGTAGCGCAACTACCCCGATCGAGCTATTTGGTCCCACTCGTTATCAATGGGATCAGGGCTACTTCCAAGAGGAGATCGATCGCCGCGTCAATAGCTACATGGCGGATGGATATAGCCGCTCTGAGGCTTGGTCTAAAATTCCTGAAAAACTTGCGTTCTACGACTATGTGGGAAATAACCCTTCCAAAGGTGGTTTATTCCGTGTCGGTCCCATGAACCAAGGTGATGGTCTAGCGCAAGCCTGGTTAGGACATCCCGTCTTTAAGGATGCAGAAGGTCGAGAATTAGCCGTTCGTCGTCTTCCTAACTTCTTTGAAACCTTCCCCGTCGTTTTAGAAGACAAAAATGGCGTTGTTCGTGCGGATATTCCTTTCCGTCGTGCCGAATCGAAATATAGTATCGAACAAATGGGGGTTGATGTTACCTTCTTTGGCGGTGCTTTAGATGGTCAAACCTTTGAAAATGCCTCAAAAGTTAAGAAGTATGCTCGGAAAGCTCAACTCGGAGAAGTCTTTGAGTTCGATCGCGCGACTCTTGGCTCTGATGGGGTCTTCCGTACCAGTCCTCGGGGATGGTTTACCTTCGGTCACGCTGTGTTTGCGTTACTGTTCTTCTTTGGTCATATTTGGCATGGTTCTCGGACTCTCTACCGCGATGTTTTCGCTGGTGTGGAAGCCGATTTAGAAGAACAAGTGGAATGGGGTGCATTCCAGAAAGTTGGTGATAAATCGACTCGTAACCCTAACCGCGCTTAA
- a CDS encoding photosystem II reaction center protein T, producing the protein MEAVAYILILACGIGVLFFAIAFREPPRINK; encoded by the coding sequence ATGGAAGCTGTAGCATATATACTCATCTTAGCTTGCGGAATCGGTGTTTTATTCTTCGCGATCGCATTTCGTGAACCTCCCCGTATTAACAAATAG
- a CDS encoding 30S ribosomal protein S1 translates to MVSQNVTSNRDIGFTHEDFAALLDEYDYHFNPGDIVPGIVFSVEPRGALIDIGAKTAAYIPIQEMSINRVEEPGEVLQPEETREFFILTDENEDGQLTLSIRRIEYMRAWERVRQLQAEDATVRSGVFATNRGGALVRIEGLRGFIPGSHISTRQPKEDLVAQDLPLKFLEVDEERNRLVLSHRRALVERKMSGLKVGEVVIGSVRGIKPYGAFIDIGGVSGLLHISEISHDHIDTPSSVFDINDELKVMIIDLDAERGRISLSTKQLEPIAGAMLNDRESVFEQADKMAQRFRRKLQYQTQGLASEEIDAKLNEEFGPIGKRPGEQEKAEVPSETVESEQTNVTATETETETEAVATTTEETTVTEETPEETVTEATEPSSEETNTEEEEIVSASNE, encoded by the coding sequence ATGGTCAGTCAGAACGTAACATCGAATCGAGACATTGGTTTTACTCACGAGGATTTTGCCGCTCTTTTAGACGAATACGATTACCACTTTAATCCAGGGGATATTGTCCCTGGTATTGTGTTCAGCGTTGAACCTCGTGGCGCATTGATTGATATTGGGGCGAAAACTGCAGCTTATATCCCCATTCAAGAAATGTCAATTAATCGTGTGGAAGAACCAGGGGAAGTCCTTCAACCGGAAGAAACACGAGAATTTTTTATTCTGACTGACGAAAACGAAGACGGTCAATTAACCCTATCCATTCGACGCATTGAATATATGCGAGCTTGGGAACGAGTGCGTCAATTACAAGCAGAAGATGCAACCGTGCGCTCAGGGGTATTCGCGACCAATCGCGGTGGTGCTTTAGTGCGGATTGAGGGGCTGAGAGGGTTTATCCCTGGCTCTCATATTAGCACTCGTCAACCAAAAGAAGATTTAGTGGCGCAAGATTTACCGCTAAAATTCTTAGAAGTCGATGAAGAACGTAATCGCTTAGTTCTCAGCCACCGACGCGCCTTAGTGGAACGGAAGATGAGTGGCTTAAAAGTGGGAGAAGTGGTGATTGGTTCAGTGCGCGGAATCAAGCCTTATGGTGCGTTTATTGATATTGGCGGTGTCAGTGGACTGCTTCACATTTCAGAAATTTCTCACGACCATATTGATACGCCAAGCAGTGTGTTTGATATCAATGATGAATTGAAGGTGATGATCATTGATTTGGATGCGGAACGGGGACGGATTTCTCTCTCGACTAAACAGTTAGAACCCATTGCTGGTGCGATGTTGAACGATCGAGAATCGGTGTTTGAGCAAGCGGATAAAATGGCGCAACGCTTCCGTCGTAAGTTGCAATATCAAACTCAAGGATTGGCGAGTGAAGAAATAGATGCGAAACTGAACGAAGAGTTTGGTCCCATTGGTAAGCGTCCTGGTGAACAGGAAAAAGCAGAAGTTCCTTCCGAAACGGTGGAGTCTGAACAAACCAATGTTACCGCTACAGAAACCGAAACTGAAACTGAAGCAGTAGCAACAACAACGGAAGAAACTACTGTTACTGAGGAAACGCCAGAAGAAACAGTGACAGAAGCAACTGAACCTTCTTCAGAAGAAACAAACACTGAGGAAGAGGAAATTGTTTCTGCAAGTAATGAGTAA
- a CDS encoding HAD family hydrolase, with protein MVTIDCQGKQFNEIEGIVFDKDGTLADSEQFLRELGQKRARLLDAKIPGVGDPLLMAFGIEQDDLNPVGLMAVGSRYENEIAAAAYVAETGRGWLESIAIAQAAFTEADAHFTSDAKTSPLFSGCLEQLQRLSEVGLKLAILSADTQASVEAFIDRHELSPYFQFAQGVTPEGLQKPDPRLYLRTCEQLQIEPRKTLMVGDAPGDIQMAKQAGCGGAIGICWENAAASDLKEADCTIGQLDELKIS; from the coding sequence TTGGTGACAATTGATTGTCAGGGTAAACAATTTAATGAGATTGAAGGGATTGTCTTTGATAAAGATGGTACATTAGCTGATTCTGAGCAATTTTTACGAGAATTAGGACAAAAACGCGCTCGTTTGCTAGATGCAAAAATTCCGGGAGTCGGTGATCCTTTACTGATGGCGTTTGGGATTGAACAAGATGATCTCAACCCAGTGGGGTTGATGGCGGTGGGAAGTCGCTATGAAAATGAAATCGCAGCTGCTGCTTATGTGGCGGAAACGGGTCGCGGTTGGTTGGAGTCGATCGCGATCGCGCAGGCAGCTTTTACCGAAGCAGACGCACATTTTACCAGTGATGCAAAGACTTCTCCCTTATTTTCAGGGTGTCTAGAACAATTACAACGGTTGTCAGAAGTAGGATTGAAATTAGCGATTCTTTCGGCGGATACTCAAGCCAGCGTAGAAGCATTTATCGATCGCCACGAACTTTCCCCTTATTTTCAATTCGCCCAAGGCGTGACACCAGAGGGATTACAGAAACCTGATCCGCGATTATATTTACGAACTTGTGAACAGTTGCAAATTGAACCAAGAAAAACGCTCATGGTGGGAGATGCTCCAGGAGACATCCAAATGGCAAAACAAGCAGGATGTGGCGGCGCGATCGGGATTTGTTGGGAAAATGCAGCAGCGAGTGATTTAAAAGAAGCAGATTGCACGATCGGGCAGCTAGACGAATTAAAAATTTCCTAA
- the metK gene encoding methionine adenosyltransferase: protein MSSKYIFSSESVTEGHPDKVCDQISDTILDALLAEDDKSRVAAEVVVNTGLVLVTGEITSKTQVNFVNLVRDKIKEIGYTDADNGFSADSCAVLVALDEQSPDISQGVTSAQESRDLSDDELDQIGAGDQGLMFGFACNETPELMPLPISLSHRLTRQLAKVRKDGTLNYLRPDGKSQVSVAYENGKPVRIDTILLSTQHDAEVGGSTEEKAVHDKIKADLWEKVVLPIFEDIDIKPDADTKYLMNPTGKFVVGGPQGDAGLTGRKIIVDTYGGYSRHGGGAFSGKDPTKVDRSAAYATRYVAKNIVAAGLAEKCEVQLSYAIGVARPTSVFVDTFGTGKVDEDKLLEVIRENFELRPAGIIQAFDLQSLPKQRGGRFYQDTAAYGHFGRPDLDLPWERTDKVETLKEALKAAAAV, encoded by the coding sequence TTGTCTAGTAAATATATTTTCAGTTCAGAATCGGTAACAGAAGGTCATCCTGATAAGGTGTGTGACCAAATTTCCGATACAATTCTCGACGCATTACTCGCAGAAGACGATAAAAGTCGTGTTGCTGCTGAAGTCGTCGTCAATACTGGATTAGTTTTGGTGACAGGGGAAATTACCTCCAAAACCCAAGTCAACTTTGTGAACCTAGTTCGCGACAAAATCAAAGAAATTGGTTATACCGACGCTGACAATGGCTTCTCTGCTGATAGCTGTGCGGTATTAGTTGCGCTTGATGAACAATCTCCAGATATTTCTCAAGGTGTTACCAGCGCACAAGAAAGCCGTGACCTCAGCGATGATGAATTAGACCAAATTGGGGCCGGTGATCAAGGTTTAATGTTTGGGTTTGCTTGCAACGAAACCCCAGAATTAATGCCATTACCGATCAGTTTATCTCACCGTCTTACCCGTCAACTGGCAAAAGTCCGTAAAGACGGAACATTAAACTATCTTCGTCCTGATGGCAAAAGCCAAGTCAGTGTTGCTTACGAAAATGGTAAACCCGTTCGTATCGACACGATTTTACTTTCCACCCAACATGACGCAGAAGTCGGTGGAAGCACCGAAGAGAAAGCGGTTCACGACAAAATTAAAGCTGATCTCTGGGAAAAAGTGGTTCTCCCCATTTTTGAAGATATCGACATCAAACCCGATGCTGATACCAAGTATTTAATGAACCCCACTGGTAAATTTGTTGTCGGTGGTCCTCAAGGTGACGCAGGTTTAACGGGACGGAAAATTATTGTTGATACCTATGGCGGTTATTCTCGTCATGGTGGCGGTGCTTTCTCTGGTAAAGACCCAACAAAAGTTGACCGTAGCGCAGCTTATGCAACTCGTTATGTGGCGAAAAACATCGTTGCTGCTGGTTTAGCAGAAAAATGTGAAGTTCAACTCAGCTACGCCATTGGGGTAGCTCGTCCCACCAGCGTTTTCGTTGATACCTTTGGCACTGGTAAAGTTGATGAAGATAAACTTCTCGAAGTGATTCGCGAAAACTTTGAACTTCGCCCTGCTGGTATTATCCAAGCGTTCGATTTACAATCTCTCCCGAAACAACGTGGCGGACGCTTCTATCAAGATACCGCAGCCTATGGTCACTTCGGACGACCTGACCTTGATTTGCCTTGGGAACGCACCGATAAAGTTGAGACGTTGAAAGAAGCTCTCAAAGCGGCTGCAGCCGTGTAG